Proteins encoded within one genomic window of Triticum aestivum cultivar Chinese Spring chromosome 2D, IWGSC CS RefSeq v2.1, whole genome shotgun sequence:
- the LOC123051318 gene encoding UDP-glucosyltransferase UGT13248 produces MDTADATVQGTGAGGRVLLLPFPGMQGHANPMLQLGRRLAHHGLRPTLVLTRHVLSTTPAPTQCPFPVAAISDGFDAGGIASCADTAEYLRRMEAAGSDTLASLLLADDVRVLVYDSHLPWARRVAREAGVAAAAFFTQMCAVDVVYGEVSAGRAALPLADGRALRGRLSVELGPDDVPPFVAAPAWYPAFTESALSQFDGLDQADHVLVNSFRDLEPLEADYMESKWGAKTVGPTLPSFYLDDDRLPLNKTYGFNLVSNMAPCMTMAWLDKQAPCSVLLASYGTVANLETTQLEELGHGLCNSGQPFLWVLRSNEADKLPQELHEKCNNKGLIVPFCPQLEVLAHRATGCFLTHCGWNSTTEAIVTGVPMIAIPQWADQPTAAKYVESAWGIGLRARRDQKGLVRREEMERCIKEVMSGEEYKRNSSKWMQKAKEAMQEGGSSDNNIADFAAKYSLRPII; encoded by the exons ATGGACACCGCAGACGCCACCGTCCAAGGCACCGGCGCCGGCGGCCGTGTCCTGCTCCTGCCGTTCCCGGGCATGCAGGGCCACGCCAACCCCATGctccagctcggccgccgcctcgcccaCCACGGCCTCCGCCCCACCCTCGTCCTCACCCGCCACGTCCTCTccaccacccccgcccccacccaatGCCCCTTCCCCGTGGCCGCCATCTCCGACGGCTTCGACGCGGGCGGCATCGCCTCGTGCGCCGACACCGCAGAGTACCTGCGCCGCATGGAGGCCGCCGGCTCCGACACGCTCGCGTCGCTCCTCCTCGCCGACGACGTCCGGGTGCTCGTGTACGACTCGCACCTGCCGTGGGCGCGGCGGGTGGCGCGGGAGGCCGGCGTGGCCGCGGCCGCGTTCTTCACGCAGATGTGCGCGGTGGACGTGGTGTACGGCGAGGTCTCCGCGGGGCGGGCCGCGCTGCCGCTCGCGGACGGGCGCGCGCTCCGGGGGAGGCTCTCCGTGGAGCTCGGGCCGGACGAcgtgccgccgttcgtcgccgcgcCGGCGTGGTACCCTGCGTTCACCGAGTCGGCGCTGTCGCAGTTCGACGGGCTGGACCAGGCCGACCACGTGCTCGTCAACTCCTTCCGCGACCTCGAGCCATTG GAGGCAGATTACATGGAATCGAAATGGGGCGCAAAGACCGTCGGCCCGACATTGCCATCGTTCTACCTAGACGATGATCGTCTGCCATTGAACAAGACCTACGGCTTCAACCTCGTCTCAAACATGGCTCCATGCATGACAATGGCATGGCTCGACAAGCAGGCTCCTTGCTCTGTGCTTCTTGCATCCTACGGTACAGTCGCCAACCTCGAGACGACCCAACTAGAGGAGCTAGGCCATGGATTGTGCAATTCTGGACAGCCTTTCCTTTGGGTGCTGAGGTCCAACGAGGCAGATAAGTTGCCCCAGGAACTCCATGAAAAATGCAACAACAAAGGCCTAATTGTTCCATTTTGCCCTCAGCTGGAGGTATTGGCTCATAGAGCAACAG GTTGCTTCTTGACACATTGTGGATGGAACTCCACAACGGAAGCAATTGTCACTGGTGTGCCCATGATTGCAATACCGCAATGGGCGGACCAACCGACCGCTGCAAAGTATGTGGAGAGCGCGTGGGGAATCGGCCTGCGTGCGCGTCGAGACCAGAAAGGGTTGGTGAGAAGGGAAGAGATGGAGAGGTGCATCAAGGAGGTGATGAGTGGAGAAGAGTATAAGAGAAATTCTTCTAAGTGGATGCAGAAGGCCAAAGAGGCTATGCAGGAAGGAGGGAgctctgacaataacattgcagattttgcagccaagtactccctccgtcccataatataa
- the LOC123048514 gene encoding F-box/LRR-repeat protein At1g06630-like, whose amino-acid sequence MAGRTPFTNLDPATAADLRHLGFDPHELDRATEQLLTYICTELLPIAPPVSDGVDRIGVLPDALLRRIVSRLPIADAARTAVLASRWRRLWLSTEPVLIDAFLRPDDHANSPAIAAAVSGILEAHPGPFRRVHLTRCRMGAHQAQLARWLQLLAAKGVRELVLVNRPWPCDVPLPDTLFTISSLVRLYIGLWKLPDTAGLRGASFPNLRELGICTVVMEQGDVETIVASSPVLEVLSIQGSHKGLRLRLVSQSLRCVQICSSVVENVTVVKAPCLERLILQGGRHAASGMCTMVSILDAPKLHFFGFLGPGNHVLGIGGTVIMAGIKESAATIVASVKILSLNVRFGLPNEARMVPMFLKCFPNVVRLHIMSRKCNGSTGKPSLNFQEGPTESAMLHIKEMYFREFRGEQGEVAFLKSIFPKVLETAVIIMANPSFTPFSVAVAFSKLKEASEVIRCCQVLLLKSTGPEGGKAWSFKEGSDFSCEDPFSTVESSLFTPEQSKFIGFDEVGNRHDACCTMPVRSGRSLDVLNYELGMVSASFGSRP is encoded by the exons ATGGCCGGCCGTACGCCGTTCACCAACTTGGACCCGGCGACGGCGGCCGACCTGCGGCACCTGGGCTTCGACCCCCACGAGCTGGACCGCGCCACGGAGCAGCTGCTCACCTACATCTGCACCGAGCTCCTCCCCATCGCCCCGCCCGTCTCCGACG GCGTCGACCGCATCGGCGTCCTCCCCGACGCCCTCCTCCGCAGAATCGTCTCCCGCCTCCCCATCGCGGACGCCGCGCGCACCGCCGTCCTCGCCTCCCGCTGGCGCCGGCTCTGGCTGTCGACCGAGCCCGTCCTCATCGACGCATTCCTCCGGCCCGACGACCACGCCAACTcgccggccatcgccgccgccgtctccggcATCCTCGAAGCGCACCCCGGGCCCTTCCGCCGCGTGCACCTCACCCGCTGCCGCATGGGCGCGCACCAGGCCCAGCTCGCGCGCTGGCTCCAGCTCCTCGCCGCCAAGGGCGTCCGCGAGCTCGTCCTCGTCAACCGCCCGTGGCCGTGCGATGTGCCCCTCCCTGACACGCTCTTCACCATCAGCTCCCTCGTCCGCCTCTACATCGGCCTCTGGAAGCTCCCGGACACGGCCGGCCTGCGTGGCGCCTCCTTCCCCAACCTCCGCGAGCTCGGCATCTGCACCGTCGTGATGGAGCAGGGGGACGTCGAAACCATCGTAGCCAGCAGCCCCGTCCTGGAGGTCCTGAGCATCCAGGGAAGCCACAAGGGGCTGCGCCTCCGCCTCGTCAGCCAGAGCCTTCGGTGCGTGCAAATCTGCAGCTCTGTTGTGGAAAATGTCACGGTGGTGAAGGCTCCATGCCTCGAGCGGCTCATCCTGCAGGGAGGTCGGCATGCTGCTAGTGGCATGTGTACCATGGTCAGCATTCTTGATGCCCCCAAGCTACATTTCTTTGGATTCTTGGGGCCAGGCAATCATGTCCTGGGGATCGGAGGCACCGTCATAATG GCTGGGATAAAGGAGAGTGCGGCCACCATTGTCGCAAGCGTTAAGATCCTGAGCTTAAATGTGCGTTTTGGACTCCCCAATGAGGCAAGGATGGTGCCCATGTTCCTTAAATGCTTTCCCAATGTCGTGCGACTACATATCATG TCCAGAAAATGTAATGGGTCTACTGGTAAGCCCAGCCTCAATTTCCAGGAGGGTCCCACTGAAAGTGCTATGTTGCACATCAAAGAGATGTATTTTCGTGAGTTCCGAGGGGAGCAAGGCGAGGTTGCCTTCCTCAAGTCGATCTTCCCAAAGGTGCTGGAGACCGCGGTGATTATAATGGCAAATCCAAGCTTCACGCCATTTTCAGTAGCCGTGGCGTTCTCCAAACTGAAGGAGGCTTCTGAGGTCATAAGGTGCTGCCAAGTGCTGCTTCTTAAGAGTACAGGGCCCGAAGGAGGCAAAGCATGGAGCTTTAAAGAAGGAAGTGATTTTTCATGCGAGGACCCTTTCTCAACAGTGGAGAGCAGCTTGTTCACTCCGGAGCAGTCGAAGTTTATTGGATTTGATGAAGTAGGAAACAGGCATGACGCCTGCTGCACAATGCCTGTGAGGAGTGGAAGATCTTTGGATGTGCTGAACTATGAACTGGGCATGGTATCTGCTTCTTTTGGTAGCCGCCCCTGA